A region from the Lentimonas sp. CC4 genome encodes:
- a CDS encoding FAD-dependent oxidoreductase → MGATRFGSVFEELYQVSVNQEKSHSDVLIIGAGISGLLCATELQKQGKRVCVLDKGRGLGGRMATRRMAGGRLDHGAQFFTVRDAAFQRYADEWRSAGVIREWFRHSEKDSDAAGHPRYCGDTGMTDIAKYLARDLQVHCSEAVVAIARVENRWQVTTQAGNLFLADQLVVTAPLPQALALLETSGLDYAGADLDALRAVRYDRGLATLAILDGASGLPDVGHLNLDGPIVNWIADNQLKGISEQVTAVTIHATAEFAAANWDVPDAERGAAMCAAVEPYLSASVREYRCHRWGFTLPVNPWPAPFYANDSLQLILAGDSFGGARIEGAALSGMAAAQHVLLSDGIE, encoded by the coding sequence ATGGGAGCAACCAGATTTGGAAGCGTGTTTGAGGAGCTGTATCAAGTGAGTGTGAATCAGGAGAAGAGTCATAGTGATGTGTTAATCATTGGTGCGGGTATTTCTGGTTTACTGTGTGCGACAGAATTACAAAAGCAGGGAAAGCGTGTGTGCGTCTTGGACAAAGGCCGTGGGCTTGGTGGGCGCATGGCGACGCGTCGTATGGCAGGCGGACGGCTGGACCATGGTGCGCAGTTTTTTACTGTGCGTGATGCCGCGTTTCAACGTTACGCTGATGAGTGGCGATCGGCGGGGGTGATTCGTGAGTGGTTTCGACACAGTGAGAAAGATTCCGATGCTGCCGGACATCCACGGTATTGTGGTGATACTGGCATGACGGACATAGCCAAGTATTTGGCGCGTGATTTACAGGTGCATTGTTCGGAGGCAGTTGTTGCCATTGCGCGGGTGGAGAATCGCTGGCAAGTGACGACGCAGGCGGGGAACCTGTTTCTCGCAGATCAACTCGTCGTCACAGCGCCGCTGCCACAGGCATTGGCCTTATTGGAGACTAGCGGCTTGGACTATGCCGGGGCTGATTTAGATGCGTTACGAGCCGTGCGGTATGACCGTGGCTTAGCAACTTTAGCAATTTTGGACGGAGCGAGTGGGCTGCCAGATGTCGGACATTTGAACCTCGACGGGCCTATTGTGAATTGGATCGCTGACAATCAGTTGAAGGGCATTTCAGAGCAAGTGACTGCGGTGACGATTCACGCGACGGCTGAGTTCGCCGCGGCCAACTGGGATGTTCCGGATGCGGAGCGTGGTGCTGCGATGTGTGCTGCAGTGGAGCCCTATTTAAGCGCATCGGTGCGGGAGTATCGCTGTCACCGATGGGGCTTTACGTTACCAGTGAACCCGTGGCCTGCTCCTTTTTATGCGAATGATTCGTTGCAGCTAATTTTAGCAGGTGATTCGTTTGGTGGTGCACGTATTGAGGGCGCCGCGCTCTCGGGAATGGCTGCTGCGCAGCATGTGCTTTTGAGCGATGGTATCGAATGA
- a CDS encoding TIGR01777 family oxidoreductase has translation MKTSKTILVTGATGLVGGALCVELRRRGHSVRTLSRSRGDFHWDVAAGELEAGAVEGVDAVVHLAGEPVAQRWTKDRRDRILRSRVESAQLLVNAILQQPQRPDFICASGINYYGYKCGGPVDESSPSGEGFLAEVCRQWEGAAQRLVDAGGRTVFTRIGLVLSGEGGALAKMLPAFKLGLGGRLGLGTQLMSWIALPDLVQVLCRCVEDPSINGPVNAVAPEAVTNAEFTKALGRVLKRPTFCSVPCSVVNLLFSEMGRETLLANVGVVPARLQALGFEWEQPDLEACLRSCIK, from the coding sequence ATGAAAACATCAAAAACAATTTTAGTGACTGGCGCGACTGGATTGGTGGGCGGTGCCTTGTGTGTCGAGTTGCGGCGACGCGGTCATAGCGTGAGGACATTGTCACGGAGCCGCGGTGACTTTCATTGGGATGTGGCTGCGGGGGAACTCGAAGCAGGAGCGGTTGAAGGTGTCGATGCCGTGGTGCACCTGGCGGGTGAGCCGGTGGCACAGCGTTGGACGAAGGATCGACGCGATCGTATTTTAAGGAGTCGCGTGGAGAGTGCGCAATTGTTGGTGAATGCGATACTTCAGCAGCCGCAACGGCCCGATTTTATCTGTGCCTCTGGGATCAACTACTATGGCTACAAGTGTGGTGGGCCAGTTGACGAATCGAGCCCCAGCGGCGAAGGATTCTTGGCTGAGGTTTGCCGGCAATGGGAAGGCGCCGCTCAACGATTGGTGGATGCTGGCGGTCGCACTGTCTTTACGCGTATCGGTCTAGTGCTGAGTGGGGAAGGTGGTGCCTTGGCAAAGATGCTGCCTGCTTTTAAGTTGGGGCTCGGTGGGCGACTCGGCTTGGGCACACAGTTGATGAGTTGGATTGCGTTGCCGGATTTGGTGCAGGTGCTGTGCCGCTGCGTGGAGGATCCGTCAATCAATGGACCCGTTAATGCGGTGGCTCCTGAAGCCGTGACGAATGCTGAGTTTACGAAGGCCTTGGGCAGAGTGCTTAAACGACCAACTTTTTGTTCTGTGCCGTGCTCTGTGGTGAATCTATTGTTCAGTGAAATGGGGCGCGAGACCTTGCTCGCGAATGTGGGAGTCGTTCCTGCGCGTCTACAGGCGCTGGGGTTCGAATGGGAGCAACCAGATTTGGAAGCGTGTTTGAGGAGCTGTATCAAGTGA
- a CDS encoding deoxyribodipyrimidine photo-lyase, whose protein sequence is MPAAPTILCFRNDLRLADNSALAAAIAADAPVIPVFIWSPEECAGWAPGGASKWWLHHALKSLNRDLEIVGGALILRQGESLSVLRELIQATGAARVFWNRRYAGELRTVDVEVKRALRADGVEVQSFNSSLLNEPHTVAAGAGQAYKVYTPYWKKVKGRDVEPAVVTDLKQTQWPTVWPSSSTLDQLELLPKIQWYDGLESHWEVSEAGAQQRLNTFVAGPIDNYHVDRDRPDFEGTSSLAPYLQWGLIGPRQIVQTLKDRCDLSAEGPQVYLKEIYWREFAYNVLYHFPYTADRPLRLEYEDFPWETDAATLKAWQTGQTGYPIVDAGMRQLWQTGWMHNRVRMVVSSLLVKHLLQSWQDGARWFWDTLVDADLASNTLGWQWSGGCGADAAPYFRVFNPIIQGKKFDPEGDYVKKYVPELRELGAKYIHEPWEAPSHVLERAGIQIGDTYPAPIIDHKAGRERALAALAQFKK, encoded by the coding sequence ATGCCAGCTGCACCTACCATTCTATGTTTTCGAAATGATCTACGCCTCGCGGATAATTCTGCGTTGGCAGCAGCGATTGCCGCGGACGCCCCTGTTATTCCTGTGTTTATCTGGTCACCTGAGGAGTGTGCTGGCTGGGCTCCCGGTGGTGCGTCAAAGTGGTGGCTGCATCATGCGCTGAAGAGTCTGAACCGAGACTTAGAAATCGTCGGTGGTGCTTTGATTTTAAGGCAGGGGGAGTCGCTTTCAGTCTTACGTGAGTTAATTCAAGCGACTGGCGCGGCACGCGTCTTCTGGAATCGACGCTATGCGGGTGAATTGCGAACAGTGGATGTGGAGGTGAAGCGAGCGCTTCGTGCTGACGGTGTCGAGGTGCAGAGTTTTAATAGCAGTTTACTCAATGAGCCACATACTGTGGCAGCCGGTGCTGGGCAGGCTTACAAGGTCTATACGCCGTATTGGAAAAAGGTGAAGGGGCGAGATGTGGAGCCTGCAGTGGTGACAGATCTGAAGCAGACGCAGTGGCCGACTGTTTGGCCGAGCTCGTCGACTTTGGATCAATTGGAACTGTTGCCGAAGATTCAGTGGTATGATGGTCTAGAGTCGCATTGGGAAGTGAGTGAGGCTGGCGCTCAGCAGCGCTTGAACACGTTCGTTGCGGGCCCGATTGACAATTATCATGTCGATCGCGACCGGCCGGACTTCGAGGGCACGTCATCGCTTGCGCCGTATTTGCAGTGGGGGCTGATTGGGCCACGGCAGATCGTGCAGACTTTAAAGGATCGCTGTGACTTGAGTGCCGAGGGGCCTCAGGTGTATTTGAAGGAGATCTATTGGCGTGAGTTTGCCTATAATGTCTTGTATCATTTTCCTTATACTGCTGATCGACCGTTGCGCTTGGAGTATGAGGATTTTCCGTGGGAGACGGATGCAGCGACGCTCAAGGCCTGGCAAACGGGGCAGACCGGCTACCCGATCGTGGATGCGGGCATGCGGCAGCTCTGGCAGACGGGCTGGATGCACAATCGGGTGCGTATGGTGGTATCGTCGCTGCTCGTGAAGCACTTATTGCAGAGTTGGCAGGATGGGGCGCGTTGGTTTTGGGATACCTTGGTCGATGCAGATTTGGCGAGTAATACCTTGGGCTGGCAATGGAGTGGTGGGTGCGGGGCAGATGCCGCTCCTTATTTTCGAGTGTTTAATCCGATTATACAGGGCAAGAAATTTGATCCTGAGGGTGATTACGTAAAAAAATATGTGCCCGAACTGCGTGAGCTCGGCGCAAAGTATATACATGAGCCATGGGAGGCCCCATCGCATGTTTTGGAGCGTGCGGGTATCCAAATAGGTGATACCTATCCGGCTCCAATTATTGATCACAAGGCCGGGCGTGAGCGTGCTTTGGCCGCACTTGCACAGTTTAAGAAATGA
- a CDS encoding RNB domain-containing ribonuclease, translated as MELRQKLLKLFKTKDYVPMRREEVIAVLRLTPKEANDANFLIDQMLERGQIARLKKDKLCIPDDADLVSGRIMFRQNGAATLVPDATEDKPSVAISQGYPVSVEDTGVAMHADQVLARIIRRQQQRPYRGGRDKRPAYDPTEKPNVRVIRILKRAREAIPGALEKGRHTYYVIPDDPRITQDILVPEPSNSGIKPIPKVGDKVVVKLLEWTQRHLNPEGEITEVLGTNHEPDAEFKSILYKYNLNPQFPAAVEKQTNSIPDHVREEDTKGRMDCRDIFTFTIDPDDAKDFDDAISLEELDGGKIRVGVHIADVSAYVKPGTPLDVEAQERANSTYLVGTVIPMLPHALSNGLCSLVEAQDRLTKTCFITFSPQAEVVGVDFANTVIRSNKRLTYKQAFAFMQEDDLEVVRKTPLPPKHQTGSTGRSLDEVSDDEMQLLQKYIRKSWDIASQLRKRRFTKGSLDLDMTSVKIYVDEEGYADRLEKEVNDESHQLIEEFMLSANEQVAKATKRANFPSIYRVHDEPEDEKLQELRETMLTFGVQCGNLGKPREMSMLLKKLKEHPQGYTLKVQVLRSLKQAQYRASADGHYGLAKPDYTHFTSPIRRYSDLIVHRVLDGYMHKMGVDSAPDEPDIRYTQGKLLSLGDHLSVSERNSVDAERDSTKTKLLEFYERELEKPEKQSFKAIITDVKNHGLFIELTDSLAFGMVHISTLEDDFYNPSHDGTALVGRRSKKSYSLGQYIMVQVERVDRFKRQIDFRVTATTDKIDRRMDPKKQRRSKGRQASADRINKGKSKGGFKKTSVAPLTKRGGASGGGAKKRARPFKKRK; from the coding sequence ATGGAACTACGCCAAAAATTACTTAAACTATTCAAGACCAAAGACTATGTGCCCATGCGGCGCGAAGAGGTCATCGCCGTCCTCCGCCTCACCCCCAAAGAAGCCAACGACGCAAATTTCCTAATCGATCAGATGCTCGAACGCGGCCAGATCGCCCGTCTGAAGAAAGACAAGCTCTGCATTCCAGACGACGCCGACCTCGTGAGCGGCCGTATCATGTTTCGCCAAAACGGCGCAGCCACCCTCGTCCCCGATGCGACGGAAGACAAACCATCCGTGGCCATCAGCCAAGGTTACCCGGTCTCCGTGGAAGATACCGGCGTTGCCATGCACGCTGACCAAGTGCTTGCACGTATCATACGTCGTCAGCAACAACGCCCTTACCGGGGCGGCCGCGACAAGCGCCCAGCTTACGATCCAACTGAAAAGCCCAACGTCCGCGTCATCCGCATTCTCAAGCGCGCCCGCGAAGCCATTCCAGGCGCCCTTGAAAAAGGCCGTCACACCTATTACGTCATTCCCGATGATCCTCGCATCACCCAGGACATCCTCGTTCCAGAACCTTCGAACTCTGGCATTAAGCCAATTCCAAAGGTCGGCGATAAAGTTGTCGTCAAACTCCTGGAGTGGACACAACGTCACCTCAACCCCGAGGGCGAGATCACCGAAGTGCTCGGCACCAATCACGAGCCCGACGCCGAGTTCAAATCCATCCTTTATAAATACAACCTCAACCCGCAATTCCCTGCCGCGGTTGAGAAGCAGACGAATAGCATCCCCGACCACGTCCGCGAAGAAGATACCAAAGGCCGCATGGACTGCCGCGACATCTTCACCTTCACCATCGACCCCGACGATGCCAAGGACTTCGACGATGCGATCTCTCTAGAAGAACTCGACGGCGGTAAAATCCGCGTCGGTGTGCACATCGCCGACGTCAGCGCCTACGTCAAGCCAGGCACCCCGCTGGATGTTGAGGCTCAAGAGCGCGCCAACAGCACCTACCTCGTCGGCACCGTCATCCCAATGCTGCCACATGCGCTCTCCAACGGGCTCTGCAGTCTCGTGGAAGCACAAGATCGACTCACGAAGACCTGCTTCATCACATTTTCCCCGCAAGCCGAAGTTGTCGGTGTGGATTTTGCCAACACTGTCATCCGCAGTAACAAGCGCCTTACCTACAAACAGGCCTTCGCATTCATGCAGGAAGACGACCTCGAAGTCGTCCGCAAAACTCCGCTGCCACCGAAGCACCAGACAGGCTCGACTGGCCGCTCGCTCGACGAAGTCAGCGACGACGAGATGCAGCTCCTGCAAAAGTATATTCGTAAGAGCTGGGACATCGCCTCTCAACTACGTAAACGCCGCTTCACCAAGGGCTCGCTCGACCTCGACATGACGTCGGTCAAAATCTACGTCGACGAAGAGGGCTACGCCGATCGCCTCGAAAAAGAGGTCAACGACGAGAGTCACCAGTTGATCGAAGAGTTCATGCTCTCCGCCAACGAACAAGTCGCCAAGGCCACCAAGCGTGCGAACTTCCCTAGCATTTACCGCGTCCACGACGAACCGGAAGACGAGAAGCTGCAAGAGCTCCGCGAAACGATGCTGACCTTCGGCGTGCAATGCGGCAACCTCGGCAAGCCTCGCGAGATGAGTATGCTACTCAAAAAGCTCAAAGAGCACCCGCAGGGCTACACCCTCAAAGTGCAAGTGTTGCGCAGCCTCAAACAAGCGCAATACCGCGCCAGCGCAGACGGCCACTACGGCCTAGCCAAGCCCGACTACACACACTTCACATCACCAATCCGGCGCTACTCTGACCTGATCGTGCACCGTGTGCTCGACGGCTACATGCACAAAATGGGCGTGGACTCTGCACCCGACGAACCCGACATTCGCTACACGCAGGGCAAGCTCCTATCACTGGGCGACCACCTCAGCGTGAGTGAGCGCAACAGCGTCGATGCCGAACGCGACTCGACCAAGACCAAGCTGCTTGAATTTTACGAGCGTGAGCTTGAGAAGCCCGAGAAGCAGTCGTTCAAGGCGATCATTACCGACGTCAAGAACCACGGCCTATTCATCGAGCTCACAGACTCCCTCGCCTTCGGCATGGTGCACATCTCGACACTCGAGGACGACTTCTACAATCCGAGCCATGACGGCACTGCGCTCGTTGGACGCCGCTCGAAAAAGTCGTATTCACTGGGGCAATACATCATGGTGCAGGTCGAGCGTGTCGACCGGTTCAAGCGCCAGATCGACTTCCGAGTCACGGCAACGACCGACAAGATCGATCGCCGCATGGACCCAAAGAAGCAACGCCGCAGCAAAGGCCGCCAAGCCTCCGCGGATCGCATCAACAAAGGTAAAAGCAAAGGTGGCTTCAAGAAAACGAGCGTCGCACCGCTGACCAAGCGCGGCGGAGCGAGTGGAGGCGGAGCCAAGAAACGCGCCCGTCCTTTTAAGAAGCGTAAATAG
- a CDS encoding superoxide dismutase, with amino-acid sequence MAYELPELGYAYDALEPHIDARTMEIHHSKHHNAYITNVNAALAGTEFEGKCVCDLVSDLSALPEGIRGAVRNNGGGHANHSFFWKILSPNGGGAPKGDLAAAIDAELGGLDAFKEAFAKAGATRFGSGWAWLVVKADGSLAVTSTPNQDNPCMTGVADVEGKPVIALDVWEHAYYLKYQNMRPSYIAAFWDVVDWDAAEANYQKAKA; translated from the coding sequence ATGGCTTACGAACTACCTGAACTCGGCTACGCATACGACGCGCTTGAACCACACATCGACGCGCGCACAATGGAAATCCACCACAGCAAGCACCACAATGCATACATCACAAATGTGAATGCAGCGCTCGCTGGCACTGAATTTGAAGGCAAATGCGTTTGCGACCTAGTATCCGATCTCTCTGCACTCCCAGAAGGCATCCGCGGCGCAGTCCGCAACAACGGTGGTGGCCACGCCAACCACAGCTTCTTCTGGAAGATCCTTAGCCCCAATGGTGGCGGCGCTCCTAAGGGTGACCTTGCAGCAGCCATCGACGCTGAGCTCGGCGGATTGGACGCATTCAAGGAAGCATTTGCTAAAGCAGGCGCTACACGTTTCGGCAGCGGCTGGGCATGGCTCGTCGTTAAAGCAGACGGTAGCCTCGCAGTGACTTCCACTCCAAACCAAGACAACCCTTGCATGACGGGTGTTGCCGATGTTGAAGGTAAGCCAGTGATCGCCCTCGACGTATGGGAGCACGCTTACTACCTGAAGTATCAGAACATGCGCCCAAGCTACATCGCTGCATTCTGGGATGTTGTCGATTGGGACGCTGCTGAAGCGAACTACCAAAAAGCAAAGGCGTAA
- the rlmF gene encoding 23S rRNA (adenine(1618)-N(6))-methyltransferase RlmF, whose protein sequence is MTMPSPKKNSQPSGTLHPRNPHQGRYNFSVLCEAVPELKQYVRQNPLGEPTIDFSDSAAVLCLNQALLAHVYQVRHWMIPAGYLCPPIPGRADMIHYLADLLAGDGQVPTGKQVRVLDIGTGANCIYPIIGSQSYGWKFVATDIDPVSVKTARLIVESNPCLSKLVKVVQQKERGSIFKGIIRQGDQYELTLCNPPFHASLAAAQAGSQRKVNNLSKGQAGKGAAKLNFGGQQAELWCQGGEVAFITQMIRESAEFAAQVGWFSSLVSKGEHVRLLKKVLAQSGAQQVEVIPMSQGQKISRLLAWRF, encoded by the coding sequence ATGACCATGCCTAGCCCGAAGAAGAACTCCCAGCCGTCGGGCACACTGCATCCGCGTAATCCACATCAGGGGCGTTATAACTTTTCTGTGCTGTGCGAGGCTGTGCCAGAGTTGAAGCAGTATGTGAGGCAGAATCCATTGGGCGAGCCAACCATTGACTTTAGCGATTCGGCAGCAGTGCTGTGCTTGAATCAAGCATTACTGGCTCACGTATATCAAGTTCGGCATTGGATGATTCCTGCAGGCTACTTGTGTCCGCCGATTCCGGGGCGGGCAGACATGATTCATTATTTGGCCGATCTACTTGCGGGAGATGGGCAGGTGCCAACGGGCAAGCAGGTGCGGGTGCTTGATATTGGCACAGGTGCAAATTGCATTTATCCGATCATCGGTAGTCAGAGTTATGGTTGGAAATTTGTGGCGACGGATATTGATCCTGTCTCGGTGAAGACCGCTCGTCTGATCGTCGAGTCCAATCCGTGCTTGAGTAAGTTGGTAAAGGTCGTGCAACAAAAGGAGCGCGGCTCGATTTTTAAAGGCATCATCCGTCAGGGGGATCAGTATGAGCTGACGCTGTGTAATCCGCCGTTTCATGCGTCGCTGGCAGCCGCGCAAGCGGGCAGTCAGCGTAAAGTGAACAACTTGAGTAAGGGACAAGCTGGTAAGGGCGCGGCGAAGCTAAACTTCGGCGGGCAGCAGGCAGAGCTCTGGTGCCAGGGGGGAGAGGTCGCTTTTATCACGCAGATGATACGCGAAAGTGCTGAGTTTGCAGCACAAGTTGGTTGGTTCTCCAGTTTGGTTTCGAAGGGGGAGCACGTCCGGCTCTTGAAGAAAGTGCTCGCTCAGTCTGGTGCGCAGCAAGTGGAGGTGATTCCCATGAGCCAAGGGCAAAAAATTAGTCGACTGCTCGCGTGGCGGTTTTAG
- a CDS encoding PilT/PilU family type 4a pilus ATPase, which yields MRPEIHWLLHFCLDNQLLTEGQVIGMAGNLAPNSDVHTIAKLLTSSGWVTDTAFLESAVEASINNTRDGFELPEIPGVTHEETSSQVEGFPDFSAFNELSDDELRTAIRKFIIHCQAIGASDLHLTGGARPRIRHHRRIVYLSNEPLTDELARRINYLSLTPEQRTQFEADWDLDYALSINDESDGFKMRFRVNLTETKKGISGVYRIVSDRLMSLEELGFTNADTIRKLLSYHNGIILVTGPVSSGKTTTLACLVNELNQTRRDHIITVEDPIEVLQNSASSIVTQRQVGKHTKSFNTALKSALREDPDIIVIGEMRDLETIEMAITAAETGHLVIATMHTSDAAATLNRMLDVFPPSQQNQIRAMTSGSLRGIICQRLIPSVNDQVVLASELLVNTAAVANIIRDAKETGLQNAMTSGKKLGMLTMNDSVQALLEEGKITPEVAAANMVNAENKD from the coding sequence ATGCGACCGGAAATCCATTGGCTTCTCCACTTCTGCCTTGATAATCAGCTACTGACCGAAGGTCAGGTCATTGGCATGGCAGGCAATCTCGCCCCGAATTCAGACGTCCACACCATTGCCAAGCTATTGACAAGCTCCGGCTGGGTGACAGACACCGCATTCCTAGAAAGCGCGGTCGAGGCATCAATCAACAACACGCGAGACGGCTTTGAGCTCCCCGAAATCCCTGGAGTCACTCACGAAGAGACGAGCAGTCAGGTCGAAGGCTTCCCCGACTTCTCGGCATTCAATGAACTCAGCGATGACGAACTTCGCACGGCCATTCGTAAGTTCATCATACACTGCCAAGCCATCGGAGCCAGCGACCTGCACCTCACAGGCGGCGCACGCCCACGCATCCGTCACCACCGCCGCATCGTCTACCTTAGCAATGAGCCACTCACCGATGAGCTGGCAAGGCGGATCAACTATCTCTCCCTCACACCGGAGCAGCGCACGCAATTCGAAGCCGATTGGGATCTCGACTATGCGCTGAGCATCAACGATGAAAGCGACGGCTTTAAAATGCGATTCCGCGTGAATCTAACTGAGACCAAGAAGGGCATCTCCGGCGTCTATCGGATCGTCTCCGACCGCTTGATGAGCCTAGAAGAGCTCGGCTTCACCAATGCAGACACCATTCGTAAGCTACTCAGCTACCACAATGGCATCATCCTAGTCACTGGCCCCGTCAGCAGCGGTAAAACAACGACTCTAGCCTGCCTGGTCAATGAGCTCAACCAAACCCGCAGAGACCATATCATCACCGTAGAAGATCCGATCGAAGTGCTGCAGAACTCAGCCAGCAGTATCGTCACACAGCGACAAGTCGGCAAGCACACCAAGTCATTCAATACGGCCTTAAAATCCGCCCTTCGCGAAGATCCCGACATCATTGTGATTGGCGAAATGCGTGATCTCGAAACCATCGAGATGGCCATTACCGCCGCTGAAACGGGGCACCTCGTCATCGCTACGATGCACACGAGCGATGCCGCAGCGACATTGAACCGTATGTTGGACGTCTTCCCTCCGAGCCAACAAAACCAGATTCGCGCAATGACTTCAGGCTCACTGCGCGGCATCATTTGCCAACGCCTCATCCCGAGTGTAAACGACCAAGTCGTGCTCGCCAGTGAGCTACTGGTCAACACCGCAGCGGTGGCCAACATCATTCGCGATGCGAAAGAGACTGGCCTACAAAACGCCATGACCTCGGGCAAGAAACTCGGCATGCTAACGATGAATGACTCTGTGCAAGCACTCCTAGAAGAAGGTAAAATCACGCCCGAAGTCGCCGCTGCAAACATGGTGAATGCTGAGAACAAGGACTAG
- a CDS encoding PilT/PilU family type 4a pilus ATPase, with protein MNELDTLLTDMLAKGGSDLHLAVGAPPKTRIDGVIHTLNDQPIDEAALEAMLKEVTPPHRWETFIQTGDVDLAHEIPGEARFRMNLFKNSWGIATVLRQIPSRISGIDELNLPDALKDIANYQSGLVLVTGPTGNGKSTTLAAIIDHINENSKKQIITLEDPVEFAHSDKNSTIIHREVGEHTHSFAAGLKSAMRADPDVILIGEMRGMETIRLALNCAAMGMLVFATLHTNNATKTIDRIIDAFPADEQNQIRIMLAESLRGIVSQLLCQKKDGGRVAVHEILLKHGALPNCIRTHSLSNIRNIIDQNREQGMISMDASLRKLLQDDLITQEEAYMKANDKAQFKT; from the coding sequence ATGAACGAACTGGACACACTGCTAACTGACATGCTCGCCAAAGGCGGCTCCGACCTCCATCTCGCTGTCGGCGCACCCCCCAAGACGCGGATCGATGGCGTCATTCATACGCTCAACGATCAGCCAATCGACGAAGCTGCACTCGAAGCGATGCTCAAAGAAGTGACCCCACCACATCGCTGGGAGACATTCATACAAACAGGCGACGTCGATCTCGCACACGAGATCCCAGGCGAAGCACGCTTCCGCATGAACCTGTTTAAAAACAGCTGGGGCATCGCCACCGTGCTACGCCAAATCCCATCCCGCATCTCGGGCATCGACGAGCTCAACCTGCCCGATGCACTCAAAGACATCGCCAACTACCAAAGCGGCCTAGTGCTCGTAACTGGCCCGACAGGCAATGGTAAATCGACGACACTCGCGGCCATCATTGACCATATCAATGAGAATTCGAAAAAGCAGATCATCACCCTCGAAGATCCAGTCGAATTCGCGCACAGCGATAAAAACAGCACAATCATACACCGCGAAGTCGGCGAGCACACACACTCCTTCGCGGCAGGCCTAAAGAGCGCAATGCGTGCCGACCCCGATGTGATTCTGATTGGCGAAATGCGTGGCATGGAAACGATCCGCCTCGCACTGAACTGCGCAGCGATGGGCATGCTCGTTTTTGCCACACTTCACACCAACAATGCCACCAAGACCATCGACCGCATCATCGATGCGTTTCCTGCCGACGAGCAAAATCAGATCCGCATCATGCTCGCTGAGTCCTTACGCGGCATCGTATCGCAGCTACTTTGCCAGAAGAAAGATGGAGGCCGCGTAGCCGTGCATGAGATCCTACTCAAACACGGGGCACTCCCGAATTGCATCCGCACACACTCACTCTCAAACATTCGTAACATCATCGACCAAAACCGTGAGCAAGGTATGATATCGATGGATGCTTCACTGCGTAAATTACTACAAGACGACCTCATTACTCAAGAAGAGGCCTATATGAAGGCGAACGACAAAGCACAGTTTAAAACCTAA
- a CDS encoding tRNA threonylcarbamoyladenosine dehydratase: protein MPDYEARFGAIGRLYGVDGLKRLSEAHVCVIGLGGVGSWAVEALARTGIGHLTLVDMDDVCLSNVNRQLHALDGTIGRSKAVLLAERVAKISPRCVVTVEECFLTESSMGRLLEPTFDYIIDAIDATKYKCLLIAEARKRGLNLITCGGAGGRIDPSRVQIADLARSINDPLLLQVRKRLRQQYGFPMFKRQKFKIDCVFTDELPVFPTDDGSVSCQRETGADYRLNCDQGFGSATYLTGTFGFFLAAEVVKRIALVKPSSETEENAS, encoded by the coding sequence ATGCCAGATTATGAAGCACGGTTCGGCGCGATTGGGCGCTTGTATGGAGTCGATGGGTTGAAACGCCTTTCGGAAGCGCATGTCTGTGTGATTGGACTGGGCGGTGTTGGTTCGTGGGCGGTGGAGGCGTTGGCTCGCACAGGAATCGGCCATCTGACGCTGGTGGATATGGATGATGTGTGCCTGAGTAATGTGAATCGCCAGCTACATGCGTTGGATGGCACGATCGGTCGCTCTAAGGCTGTGCTGCTGGCAGAGCGTGTGGCAAAGATTTCGCCGCGTTGTGTGGTGACCGTGGAGGAGTGCTTTTTGACGGAGTCTTCGATGGGGCGGTTGTTGGAGCCGACTTTCGACTACATTATCGATGCAATTGACGCGACGAAGTATAAATGCCTGTTGATCGCAGAGGCACGTAAGCGTGGCTTGAACCTGATCACCTGTGGTGGTGCGGGTGGGCGAATTGATCCTTCTCGCGTGCAGATCGCGGATCTGGCGCGTTCGATTAATGATCCTCTCCTATTGCAGGTGCGTAAGCGTTTACGGCAGCAGTATGGCTTCCCCATGTTTAAGCGGCAGAAGTTTAAGATCGATTGTGTGTTTACCGATGAGTTGCCAGTTTTTCCTACGGATGACGGCTCAGTCTCTTGCCAGCGGGAGACGGGGGCGGATTATCGCTTGAATTGTGATCAGGGGTTTGGCTCGGCGACTTATCTGACAGGAACGTTTGGCTTTTTCCTCGCGGCCGAGGTCGTGAAGCGTATCGCGTTAGTTAAACCCTCATCCGAAACTGAAGAGAATGCTTCTTAG